One region of Streptococcus salivarius genomic DNA includes:
- the coaD gene encoding pantetheine-phosphate adenylyltransferase yields the protein MTKIAMFTGSFDPITNGHVDIIARASKLFDELYIGLFYNKNKQGFWDVETRKRILEEVVADLPNVKVITAHDSLAVDIARNLGVTYLVRGLRNTTDFDYEANMDYFNKGLAPEIETVYLIASHEVTPVSSSRVRELIYFEGDISSYVPQAVVKEVEAKRGKRERI from the coding sequence ATGACAAAGATTGCTATGTTTACGGGGTCTTTTGATCCGATTACCAATGGGCATGTGGATATTATTGCCAGAGCCAGCAAGCTCTTTGATGAGCTTTATATCGGTCTCTTTTATAATAAAAATAAGCAGGGCTTCTGGGATGTGGAGACTCGCAAGCGTATCTTGGAAGAGGTCGTGGCAGATCTTCCCAATGTCAAGGTTATAACGGCTCACGATAGTCTGGCTGTAGATATCGCCAGAAATCTTGGGGTGACTTATTTGGTCCGAGGCCTTCGTAATACGACAGATTTTGACTATGAGGCCAATATGGACTATTTCAATAAGGGGCTGGCACCTGAAATTGAAACGGTTTATTTGATTGCTAGTCATGAGGTGACACCAGTGTCCTCGAGTCGTGTGCGTGAGTTGATTTATTTTGAGGGGGATATTAGTTCCTATGTTCCTCAAGCAGTTGTTAAGGAAGTGGAGGCCAAGCGTGGCAAAAGAGAACGCATCTAA
- a CDS encoding tRNA (mnm(5)s(2)U34)-methyltransferase produces the protein MIKRPIHLSHDFLAEVLDDESVAVDATMGNGNDTAFLAGLAKKVYAFDVQEQALEKTRQRLLDLEIENAELILDGHENLDRYVTEPIRAAIFNLGYLPSADKSVITKPHTTLEAIEKILDRLEVGGRLAIMIYYGHNGGDMEKDAVLEYVIGLDQRDFTAMLYQPLNQINTPPFLVMLEKLQ, from the coding sequence ATGATTAAACGTCCGATTCATCTGTCTCATGACTTTTTAGCAGAAGTGCTGGACGATGAGAGTGTCGCTGTTGATGCAACCATGGGAAATGGGAACGATACAGCCTTTCTGGCTGGTCTTGCTAAAAAGGTTTATGCCTTTGACGTGCAGGAGCAGGCACTTGAAAAGACTCGTCAACGCTTGTTAGACTTGGAAATTGAAAATGCAGAACTCATTTTAGATGGTCATGAAAATCTTGATCGTTATGTTACGGAGCCTATTCGAGCGGCTATTTTCAATTTGGGCTATCTGCCATCTGCAGACAAGAGTGTCATCACTAAGCCCCACACGACTCTTGAGGCCATTGAGAAGATTCTTGACCGCTTAGAGGTTGGTGGTCGCTTGGCTATTATGATTTACTACGGTCATAATGGTGGCGATATGGAGAAGGATGCTGTGCTTGAGTACGTTATCGGTTTAGATCAGCGTGATTTTACAGCCATGCTTTACCAACCCCTCAATCAAATTAATACCCCACCATTTTTGGTGATGTTGGAGAAATTACAATGA
- a CDS encoding SepM family pheromone-processing serine protease, translating into MFLKQLLRKWRPSVAKENASKSILGKLWRIKWWLLSIFTILFLLFALFFPLNNYYVELPGGAFDTKEVLTVDKKADDSKGSYNFVAVAQTKATLALMLYAQLNDFAKLQTAEEATGNYSDEDFMRINQFYMETSQNQAIYQGLTLAGKEASLEYMGVYVLQVADDSSFKGVLNIADTVTAVNGKSFDNSTDLIKYVQGLKLGSKVKVTYTTDDKEKTATGKIIKIANGKNGIGIGLTDHTEVKSPEDVKFKLDGVGGPSAGLMFTLAIYDQVSGQDLKAGRKIAGTGTIEKDGSVGDIGGAYLKVKSAADSGADIFFVPNNPVTKEMKKADPDAKTNYQEAKEAAKKLGTKMKIVPVKTAQEAIDYLKKTK; encoded by the coding sequence ATGTTCCTCAAGCAGTTGTTAAGGAAGTGGAGGCCAAGCGTGGCAAAAGAGAACGCATCTAAATCGATATTAGGGAAACTTTGGCGCATCAAGTGGTGGTTATTAAGTATTTTTACGATACTTTTCCTCCTGTTTGCCCTCTTTTTCCCGCTTAATAATTATTATGTTGAGCTTCCGGGTGGTGCTTTTGATACTAAAGAAGTCTTGACTGTAGATAAGAAAGCTGATGATTCAAAGGGATCCTATAATTTTGTGGCGGTGGCTCAAACCAAGGCGACTTTGGCCCTCATGCTCTATGCTCAGCTTAATGACTTTGCAAAGCTTCAAACAGCTGAGGAGGCAACTGGAAATTACTCTGATGAAGATTTCATGCGAATCAATCAATTTTATATGGAGACTTCGCAAAATCAAGCGATTTATCAGGGTTTGACTCTGGCTGGTAAGGAGGCTAGCTTGGAGTATATGGGTGTCTATGTGCTTCAAGTGGCTGATGATTCTAGCTTTAAGGGTGTCCTCAATATTGCGGATACAGTGACTGCTGTCAATGGCAAGAGCTTTGATAATTCTACTGACTTGATCAAATACGTTCAAGGACTTAAGCTTGGTTCAAAGGTCAAGGTCACTTATACAACAGATGACAAAGAAAAGACTGCCACTGGTAAAATCATTAAGATTGCCAATGGTAAAAATGGTATCGGTATTGGTTTGACGGATCATACCGAGGTCAAGAGCCCTGAGGATGTGAAGTTTAAACTTGATGGTGTCGGAGGGCCCAGTGCGGGTCTTATGTTTACTCTGGCAATTTACGATCAGGTGTCTGGTCAAGACCTCAAGGCTGGCCGAAAGATTGCTGGAACAGGGACTATTGAAAAGGATGGCTCTGTTGGTGATATCGGTGGTGCCTACCTTAAGGTGAAATCAGCGGCTGATAGTGGTGCAGACATTTTCTTTGTACCAAATAATCCAGTAACCAAGGAAATGAAAAAGGCTGATCCGGATGCCAAGACTAACTATCAAGAGGCCAAGGAAGCTGCTAAGAAACTGGGAACCAAGATGAAAATCGTCCCTGTTAAAACAGCTCAAGAAGCTATTGATTATTTGAAAAAGACTAAATAA
- the rsmD gene encoding 16S rRNA (guanine(966)-N(2))-methyltransferase RsmD produces MTDLRVVAGEFGGRPLKTLEGKTTRPTTDKVKGAIFNMIGPFFDGGRVLDLFSGSGSLAIEAISRGMSSAVLVEKDRRAQAVIQENIKMTKSEKQFQLLKMDAARALTQLTGQFDLVLLDPPYAKEQIVANITQLEEQGLLAEEVMLVCETDKAVDLPEEISNFGIWKQKTYGISKVTVYVR; encoded by the coding sequence GTGACCGACTTGCGTGTTGTAGCAGGTGAATTTGGCGGGCGTCCGCTTAAAACGTTAGAAGGCAAAACGACTCGTCCAACAACGGACAAGGTCAAGGGTGCCATTTTCAATATGATTGGTCCTTTCTTTGATGGAGGGCGTGTTTTGGATCTTTTCTCTGGGAGCGGTAGTCTGGCTATTGAGGCTATCAGTCGTGGCATGTCGTCTGCTGTCCTCGTGGAAAAAGACCGTCGGGCACAGGCTGTTATCCAGGAAAATATCAAGATGACCAAGAGTGAGAAGCAGTTCCAGCTTTTGAAGATGGATGCGGCGCGTGCGCTGACACAATTGACAGGTCAGTTTGACTTGGTGCTTCTAGATCCGCCTTATGCCAAAGAGCAGATTGTGGCCAATATTACTCAGTTAGAAGAGCAAGGGCTCTTGGCTGAGGAAGTTATGTTGGTTTGTGAGACGGATAAGGCTGTGGACCTGCCTGAAGAAATTTCAAACTTTGGGATTTGGAAACAGAAAACCTATGGTATCAGTAAGGTGACCGTATACGTGCGTTAG
- a CDS encoding TIGR01212 family radical SAM protein (This family includes YhcC from E. coli K-12, an uncharacterized radical SAM protein.) — translation MKKRYRTVNDYYREIFGEKIFKLPIDAGFDCPNRDGTVAHGGCTFCTVSGSGDAIVAPEAPIREQFYHEIDFMHRKWPEVQKYLVYFQNFTNTHAPLEVIKDRYEQAINEPGVVGINIGTRPDCLPDDVIDYLAELTERMHVTVELGLQTTYEETSELINRAHSYDLYVETVKRVRERAPKAEIVSHLINGLPGETHEMMVENVRRCVTDNDIQGIKLHLLHLMTNTRMQRDYHEGRLKLLNQEEYVSIICDQLEIIPQDIVIHRITGDAPRDMLIGPMWSLNKWEVLNAIDKEMERRDSWQGCKVASKKEEKA, via the coding sequence ATGAAAAAACGTTATAGAACAGTCAATGATTACTATCGTGAGATTTTTGGCGAAAAGATTTTCAAACTACCAATTGATGCGGGTTTTGATTGTCCCAATCGTGATGGCACAGTGGCCCACGGTGGCTGTACCTTTTGTACGGTATCGGGGTCTGGGGATGCTATTGTAGCACCTGAGGCACCGATTCGTGAGCAGTTTTACCATGAGATTGACTTCATGCACCGCAAGTGGCCAGAAGTTCAAAAATATCTGGTTTATTTTCAAAATTTTACCAATACCCACGCGCCGCTTGAAGTTATCAAGGACCGCTACGAACAGGCTATCAATGAGCCTGGTGTTGTTGGCATCAATATCGGTACCCGCCCAGACTGTTTGCCAGACGATGTGATTGATTATCTGGCAGAACTCACAGAACGTATGCATGTGACCGTCGAACTTGGCTTGCAGACGACTTATGAAGAAACGTCAGAGCTCATTAACCGAGCACACAGCTATGATCTCTATGTGGAGACGGTTAAGCGTGTGCGTGAGCGTGCGCCAAAGGCTGAGATTGTGTCGCATCTGATTAATGGGCTGCCAGGGGAAACCCACGAGATGATGGTGGAAAATGTTCGCCGTTGTGTGACGGATAATGACATTCAGGGGATTAAACTCCACCTCCTCCACCTGATGACCAATACGCGTATGCAAAGAGACTACCACGAGGGGCGTCTTAAATTGCTGAATCAGGAAGAGTATGTGTCCATCATCTGTGACCAATTGGAAATTATCCCTCAGGATATCGTCATTCATCGTATCACTGGTGATGCGCCACGAGATATGTTGATTGGTCCTATGTGGAGTCTCAACAAGTGGGAGGTCCTCAATGCCATTGACAAAGAGATGGAACGTCGCGACTCATGGCAAGGATGCAAAGTAGCTAGCAAGAAGGAGGAAAAAGCATGA